The genomic DNA CCAAGTCACGGAAATGTTTGTACGCTTCGCGCAAGATATAAACACTCTGGTCTTCTAATGCTCGCAGATGCTGCATACAACCTCCTTGGCTTCCTGAGCGTGCAATCCGCATTCGCCCCGAATGAGGGACGACAACAGACCGCGTTCGGTGCGTCCGTGTCTTCCATTTGGAACGTGCTTGAATGGCGAGTTGAGCCCACGTTCTTTTAAAGGTATGAGGCAACAGATGAGCAAATCGAGTGCCGACGAAGACAAGATGAGAATCCATCTCTGACTCGAACGGGGAACACGAAGTCGGAGCCCTGTCTCGGGGAATGAAAGGGGGTAGTCCGATGGGTGGGTATATGAAAGGGAGCAGCGACCGGGTGCGAGACCACCCGGCGCGTGCGTCCGCAGACGCTGCGCGTGCAGCCAGAGTGCCTGCGCACATCTATTCAACATGAAGACTGGTCTTCTCAGGGAGCCCTGACCTGGTACAGGCGGCAGCTACAGATCAGTAAGGAAGGAAGAGATGGAGGCCACCCGGAGTGCTCTCACATTTTACGGCGTCGGTCGAGCATCCACCGCGTGATTTTCAGGTGTTTGGCGGCAAGCGTTTTATTTCCGTCGGCTCGTTCCAGCACGGCACGGATAATGTCGTCCTCGAGATCACTTAACGAACGGTCTCCGACCTTGAATGAGAGATGGATCATCTGATGATCGTCGAAGGAAGCGGACGCTGGAACGTACGCCGACGTCTCATGCGGCACCGGCGCCGCCGACACTGCGACATCGGCGGGAAAATGCGCGGCATCCAGCGAGGAGGCGTTGCAGAAAATCACCGCCCGCTCGATGAGGTTACTCAATTCTCGAATATTGCCCGGAAAGTGATACGCTTGCAGTAAATGCTTGGCTGAATCGCTAAGGCCCCGAACAGGTCTCTTGAGCGCGAGGGCTGAACGCAACAAACAATGCTCGGCAAGCGGAATAATGTCCTCAGTCCGCGCGCGCAACGGTGGCACCGTGAGGGTCACGACATTCAGACGAAAATAGAGGTCTTCCCGAAACTCCCCCTTCGCCACGGCCTCTCTCAAATTGCGGTTGGTCGCCGCCATAAATCGCACGTCCACAGGCACGGTGGTCATCCCGCCCACTCTGCGCAACGACCGTTCTTCGATGACGCGCAGCAACTTGGCCTGTAAGACCAACGGGAGATCGCCGATTTCATCGAAGAGCACCGTCCCGCCTTCAGCCATCTCAATCAAGCCGCACTTTCGACCCGTCGCAC from Nitrospira sp. ND1 includes the following:
- a CDS encoding sigma-54 dependent transcriptional regulator, with translation MTWHLLLLEDEASVREAFALRLRDQGYVVQTAESGEEALGLLRSFEPDVLVVDLVMPNLSGLDVLSRVKQMSPALPIIVLTARGTVKDAVEAMRLGAFDFVAKSIDMDDLLHTLRRATELLTLQRQVQLHSGQDAARYALDRVIAKSPVTRMFLAQVRELIKNDRVTVLLQGETGTGKQYMARVLHYNSARAARPCIEVDCPSIPRDLFESELFGHEKGSFTGATGRKCGLIEMAEGGTVLFDEIGDLPLVLQAKLLRVIEERSLRRVGGMTTVPVDVRFMAATNRNLREAVAKGEFREDLYFRLNVVTLTVPPLRARTEDIIPLAEHCLLRSALALKRPVRGLSDSAKHLLQAYHFPGNIRELSNLIERAVIFCNASSLDAAHFPADVAVSAAPVPHETSAYVPASASFDDHQMIHLSFKVGDRSLSDLEDDIIRAVLERADGNKTLAAKHLKITRWMLDRRRKM